In Motacilla alba alba isolate MOTALB_02 chromosome 21, Motacilla_alba_V1.0_pri, whole genome shotgun sequence, the following are encoded in one genomic region:
- the ANGPTL7 gene encoding angiopoietin-related protein 7 isoform X2: MPARPTVQLAWLCIVTVAVTIYPALLQKPPKRRMINGNAQLKMPGCCEEIKELKLQVANLSRMLQELSKKQEGDWVNVVMQVMELEGSTKQMESRLIDAESKYSEMNNQIDIMQLQAAQMVTQTSADAVYDCSSLYQRNYRISGVYKLPPDEFLGIPDLEVFCDMETDGGGWTVIQRRKVGLTSFNRDWKQYREGFGNIKGDFWLGNENIYRLSRRPTVLRVELEDWEGNTRYAQYQQFTLSNEINSYRLFVGNYTGNTGRDSLRYHNNTAFSTKDKDNDKCVDDCAQFRKGGYWYNCCTDSNLNGVYYRKGEHTKNMDGITWYGWHGSTYSLKRVEMKIRPEDFKP; this comes from the exons ATGCCAGCAAGACCCACGGTTCAGCTGGCATGGCTCTGCATTGTCACTGTGGCTGTGACAATCTACCCAGCGCTGCTGCAGAAACCTCCCAAGAGGAGAATGATCAACGGGAATGCACAGCTGAAGATGCCAGGCTGCTGCGAGGAGATCAAGGAGCTCAAGCTGCAGGTAGCCAACCTGAGCAGaatgctgcaggagctgagcaagaAGCAGGAAGGGGACTGGGTGAATGTGGTGATGCAGGTGATGGAGCTGGAAGGGAGCACCAAGCAGATGGAGTCGCGCCTCATCGACGCCGAGAGCAAATACTCCGAAATGAACAACCAGATAGACATCATGCAACTCCAGGCAGCCCAGATGGTCACACAAACATCAGCTG ATGCTGTTTATGACTGCTCATCACTTTACCAGAGGAACTACCGAATTTCTGGGGTTTACAAGTTACCTCCTGatgaatttttgggaattccagaTCTGGAG GTGTTCTGTGACATGGAGACAGATGGAGGTGGCTGGACTGTCATCCAAAGACGTAAAGTTGGTTTGACATCGTTCAATAGGGACTGGAAACAATACAGGGAAGGATTTGGCAATATTAAGGGAGATTTTTGgctgggaaatgaaaatatctACCGACTTTCAAGACGCCCCACTGTTCTGCGAGTAGAGTTGGAG GACTGGGAAGGTAACACCCGCTATGCCCAGTACCAGCAGTTCACGCTGAGCAATGAAATAAACAGCTACCGGCTCTTTGTGGGGAACTACACCGGGAACACCGGGCGGGATTCCCTGCGCTACCACAACAACACGGCCTTCAGCACAAAGGACAAGGACAACGACAAGTGCGTGGATGACTGTGCCCAGTTCCGGAAAG GTGGATATTGGTACAACTGCTGCACAGATTCCAATCTGAACGGGGTCTACTACCGCAAAGGAGAGCACACCAAGAACATGGATGGCATCACCTGGTACGGATGGCACGGCTCGACCTATTCACTCAAGAGAGTGGAGATGAAGATCCGGCCAGAGGATTTCAAACCATAG
- the ANGPTL7 gene encoding angiopoietin-related protein 7 isoform X1: MPARPTVQLAWLCIVTVAVTIYPALLQKPPKRRMINGNAQLKMPGCCEEIKELKLQVANLSRMLQELSKKQEGDWVNVVMQVMELEGSTKQMESRLIDAESKYSEMNNQIDIMQLQAAQMVTQTSAVDAVYDCSSLYQRNYRISGVYKLPPDEFLGIPDLEVFCDMETDGGGWTVIQRRKVGLTSFNRDWKQYREGFGNIKGDFWLGNENIYRLSRRPTVLRVELEDWEGNTRYAQYQQFTLSNEINSYRLFVGNYTGNTGRDSLRYHNNTAFSTKDKDNDKCVDDCAQFRKGGYWYNCCTDSNLNGVYYRKGEHTKNMDGITWYGWHGSTYSLKRVEMKIRPEDFKP, from the exons ATGCCAGCAAGACCCACGGTTCAGCTGGCATGGCTCTGCATTGTCACTGTGGCTGTGACAATCTACCCAGCGCTGCTGCAGAAACCTCCCAAGAGGAGAATGATCAACGGGAATGCACAGCTGAAGATGCCAGGCTGCTGCGAGGAGATCAAGGAGCTCAAGCTGCAGGTAGCCAACCTGAGCAGaatgctgcaggagctgagcaagaAGCAGGAAGGGGACTGGGTGAATGTGGTGATGCAGGTGATGGAGCTGGAAGGGAGCACCAAGCAGATGGAGTCGCGCCTCATCGACGCCGAGAGCAAATACTCCGAAATGAACAACCAGATAGACATCATGCAACTCCAGGCAGCCCAGATGGTCACACAAACATCAGCTG TAGATGCTGTTTATGACTGCTCATCACTTTACCAGAGGAACTACCGAATTTCTGGGGTTTACAAGTTACCTCCTGatgaatttttgggaattccagaTCTGGAG GTGTTCTGTGACATGGAGACAGATGGAGGTGGCTGGACTGTCATCCAAAGACGTAAAGTTGGTTTGACATCGTTCAATAGGGACTGGAAACAATACAGGGAAGGATTTGGCAATATTAAGGGAGATTTTTGgctgggaaatgaaaatatctACCGACTTTCAAGACGCCCCACTGTTCTGCGAGTAGAGTTGGAG GACTGGGAAGGTAACACCCGCTATGCCCAGTACCAGCAGTTCACGCTGAGCAATGAAATAAACAGCTACCGGCTCTTTGTGGGGAACTACACCGGGAACACCGGGCGGGATTCCCTGCGCTACCACAACAACACGGCCTTCAGCACAAAGGACAAGGACAACGACAAGTGCGTGGATGACTGTGCCCAGTTCCGGAAAG GTGGATATTGGTACAACTGCTGCACAGATTCCAATCTGAACGGGGTCTACTACCGCAAAGGAGAGCACACCAAGAACATGGATGGCATCACCTGGTACGGATGGCACGGCTCGACCTATTCACTCAAGAGAGTGGAGATGAAGATCCGGCCAGAGGATTTCAAACCATAG